The DNA segment CCCGGGCAGCCCTGAGGGGCGGCCCCGTGGAACCACAGGTTCTCGTAGggcttggggctggggctggggtcgaggagcaggggctgggtggAGCTGGAGCGCAGGtagagccggggggggggctgctgctggcccttgTACCCATCGCCCACCACCCGCGCGTACTGCACGGTCTGCCTGCTCCCGGGCCCTGGCGTGCGGGGACCCTCCTGCTGCACGTAGGGCAGGTGCGGCGCGGGGAAGGTGCCGATGGGCTCGGTGGTGGGCTCCTTGCCCCAGGTGGTGGGCTCCTTGCCCCAGGTGGTGGGCTCCTTGCCCCAGGTGGTGGGCtgcttcccccctgccctttCGAGCACCGTGACAGTGGAAATGGTGGCCAAGCCAGGCTCCCTCACGCCGGGGATGTGCAGAGGCTCCTGGGGAACGGCGTGTGGTCACAGCCTGTTTGCAGGGTGCAGCCCCTCCTGTGCCACCCCCTTGCTGGCACCACACGAGGGAAGCTCCCTGCGCCCCTGTTCCCCATCCCAGCTTGGCCTCGTGCCCTGGGTGCCATGCCTTCCACACCAAGCAGTGCCTAAGTGGTGAGCAGGGGGCCAGGGGGAGCCGCCAGCTGGGTCCTAcctgctggagctctgctggcacccacttgcccaggctgctgttggCAGGGTCGGGGACGCTGGGCCAGAACTGCTGCTTCACCCTGGTGGCCACAGGACAAGGGGACTCAGCGAGGGGGCCTGAaacaggcagccctggggctggtcTTGCTCCTGCCGAGCTCACAGTGGGACACCATCACTCCCTGCATCCACCCTgtccccccagcagccaggctaCAGCCAGGGCCACCGCAGCCACCGGGGATGGGGACTCCCAGGGTGGCTCTCGGTACTCACCGCCCATTCTTCTGGAAGCAGATGAGCAAAAGGATGAACAGGACAAAGATCATCCCCAGGGTCAGGAAGAGGGACTGGATTTCAGTGTCATCTGGAaggtgggcaggggagaggtTCACAGGGGGAACTGTGGTGGGGCAcctctggctgtgctgtgccatgagGCCAGGGTCTGGCAGGTCCCCTCCTGTCCCTATACCCCACGGGTGGCGGCGCCCCCTCACCTAGCACTGTAGTCACCAGGGTCAGGCTGGTGCCGTTGGTGCTGCCAGCAACTGTGGATGCCATGATGTGCACTTTGTACAGGGTCGATGGCTTCAGCTCATGGATGATGAAGGAGCTGAGAGAGGGATTCACGGTGGCGCCTGGGGAAATGTGGGGGCTGTTGGCACAGCAGGGGCTGCTCGGTGGGTGCCCCTCACCTGCACGACCCCTTGGGTCTCTGCTGGTGAGGGGTCCTGTACGGGACTCACATACACCCCCTGACCCTCTCTGAGGAAGGCATGGAGTCTGCTGACATCCCCACCCAACACATCAAGGTGTGGTGGCAGGCAGGGCCACGGTGACACAGACAGGACTCACTGGACACTTCTGCATCACTGTTGGCCCAGAAAATGGTGTAGCTGGTGATGAAGCCATTCTGCATCTCAACCGGCACTGGGTCCCAGCACAGCTCGGCACTGGACTTGCTGATGCTTTTCAGGTGGAGCTTTGGGGCATAGGACGGTGCTGAAATGGAGCAGGACAAGCGACCAGGCGCTGTGCAGAACCGCTGCCTCAGGCTGCGGAACTGGCTGGGGGGATGCACCGAGTGGTGAGTCCCACTCCGGAGGTGTGGGCGTCAGGCCCTGCCGCACACTGTGCCCCTGTGGGCCTTGGTGCAGCTGGGAGCACCTTCAGAGGCGAGCCAAGGTCCAGCCCAGtaggctgagctctgccatgTAGCCCCTGATTTAGGGACATGTGGGGGAAAGGCTGCCTCTCCTTGTTGAAAGGCAAAGGCTGGGTGGTGGGGAGCGAGCCCCTGGGGCCCCGAGGGTGGCTGCTAGGAGCACACGTACCCTTCTGCTTGGAGTAGGCTGCCGTGTGGATGGGCACCCCTATGGCATCCTTGTAGAGGGGGTACACCGAGATGTCGTACCGCTGGAAAGGCTCGATGCCATCTGCAACCGAGAGCAGGGGGGGGCCGGAGTCTGGGGGTCTGGCTGCCCAGACCTTCCCCATGGcaccagcctgcctgccctgtgccgTACCCTGGGAGTGGATccagaggaaggagggagggtgTGGGGTGGGCTCAGGGCAATCGGGAGGGGTGCCAGCCCCCAGGTACAACCCCCCACACTGATGACCAGgagggcagggacccccccagcagGTCCTGGCTTACCCTGGATGAGGGCTGCAGTGGCAGCCCCGTCACGCTCCATCTGCCAGCAGGCGCTGCAGCGGCCGGGCTCCGAGGACACCCGCTGCCACTCCAGGACGTAGGCGTGTGGTGGGGCCGGCGGGGCCTCCCACTGCACCCAGAGGCTGTGCTCCCCCTTGGGCACAGCCCGGAGCCCGGCTAGGGGCTGACCTGCATGGGGGCATCCAGCCAGAATGATGGGAGAggggagcatccctgctgcatcgcccccctgtgccccccaaCCCAGAGCCCACCCTGCTCCTCGCTGTGGCTGTGCACCCAGTGGGCAGCTCGGGAGCCCCTGGTCACACACCCAGGGAGGTGTCTCTCCCGCGGCGGGgtgaggcagcagcacccagttTGAGACCTtgtggagctgctgtggggtgcagaGCCCCAGGGGGGCACGCAGAGGTTTTGAGGCACACGAGGTTTGCACTGCCCTCACCTTTCCTCTCCAGGAGGACGACCTCGGTTGCTGCTGACTCGCCGGCGGCATTGTAGGCTGAGAGATAGACCCTCCTGGTCCCCATGGGTGCGGAGAAGTTGCACTGGGTGTGGGTGGTGTTGCAGATggtgggggggtccctgcccctcctcctgGGGCTCAGTGTGATGCGGTACCCTAGCACTTGCCCGTTCGCCTCCTGGCGCCGTGGGgcctgggtgcaggcagggtgtgcGGGGATGCTCGGTCCCCAGGGCgatgccccggcagcccccaCGCACCCACCACCCGCCCGTGCTCACCTTCCAGCGCAGCTGCACCTCCAGCCACCCACCCGCCCCGGCCGGCCGAGTGCTCCACCAGGCATCCAGCTTCCCTGTGGGGGCTGCAACAGGAGCAGGGTGGGCGGGGAGCTGAGAGGGGTGAGTGTGAccatgctgctgtggctgtgccacctctctgggcagagGGGACCGCTGGGTGACTCGGCACCCACCTTTCTCATGGGTGGTGTAGTTCCTGCCTGGGCTCCACTCGCTCCAGTAGCCCTGTGCCGTGCTTCGCCGGCACCGCATCTGGAAGTGGTACTGCGTGCCGAAGAGGAAGCCGCAGCACTGCGTGGTGCCAGACTGGCCAACGATGCCGGTGACCTGGTGGCAGCCGTGGTGGCAGCCAGAGTGAGTGCCGTtggggcacagccagcacaggggcCAGCCCAGGTGTGGGTGCTGCTCAGGGTGTGCAAGGGGACACCTTGCTGCCCCCCTCCCATGTGGGCAAGCCGCTGCTCCCATTGCAGAGCTCGGAGTGGAGGGGAGGGTCCTGGCTCCTGCTCGCTCCCGGTCCCTGgccccactgccccagcagcactCACCAGAGCCCAGGCAGGCTCCTCGGCTGCCCTGTAGCGCAGCTCACACTGCAGGTCCATGTGTGCGTTGGTCCTCGCCACCTCCCAGGCCAGGGCCACACAGTCGGTCTGAAAGGGGATGGACTGGATGCTCTGCAGGGCCGGGGGGTCCAGCTTGGCTGGAGGAACAGCACAGGAGAGAGCTGGAAAGGTGCCATGGCAGGTGGTGTGCGGGGCAGTGGCCTCTTATGTGGCCATTGTTAATGCCATCAGCCACAGCTGGGGTGCTTGCCTGTCCAAGGTGAGGGGTGAGAGATGGGGGGAAACCACGCCGAAACATTTAGAATGACTTGTTGCAGGGGATGTGAGCTGGTGTGTGCCCCTGCCCGGGACACAGGGCGATGCTCAGGAGCACAGCATGGGCGCTTCTCTGCTGACTGGGCTCCCCTTATGCAGGAAAAACAGATCCCACAGGACCCAGCGTCTGGTGCATGGCCAGGAAAGCTGTACATTTGGGACTTCCCAGGGGTgagagcccagcacagctgtggtgaGCTCAGCTGGTTCATGGGCAGCCCTTCCCCAGGTCCAGAGCAGGGAGGACGAGTCGCACCATCTGGGAAGGTTCCTTTTATAAATAGTCTCTAGGAACTGGATATATTATTAATAGACTTCCTGAATAAATGGGTAATCAATTGCTGGAGAGAGTTGTAGAGTGCAGCAGGTCAACTGATGGCTCATAACCCACCAGCACACACCGCTCACTGTAATGCAGCTTTGGCACCTATTCATCCTGGCAAGCCATTTATCACAGGAACCTGCCCGTAAAAGATGACCTAGAAGTCTGATGTGCTTTAATGGCACTCTAATATGcctcccttgctgctgctgatctTCCCTGGGCCCTGACCTCTGTGCAAGGTGGGTGGCTCTGGCCGTCACTCACCGACATCCATGGGGTCAATGCAGAGATGCTCTGACTCGGCTGTGCCCAGGGCGTTGGTGGCGGACACCCAGATCTCCATTTGCCGGtagagctggagcagctggcgCGGCACCGTGCAGTGGCTGTGGCCACCTTGCGGGGTGCAGCCTGTCACCGCCTGGGTTCTGCTCCTGTGGCGGTGAGAAGAGTGGGCTTGCGAGTCCCTCCGGCGGAGGACAAGGCTTGCTGTGTGGTTTGGCGGGGGATGAGGGCCAGGAGAGGTGACCGGGGGCCAGACACCAGGGACCATGTCACCCCCTGAGGCTTACCCGGCACACTTCAGGGTGATGCTGGTGGGGAGGTGGCTGTTagctccctgctcccactggCACGTCAGCCCATAGTCACTGAGGTTCAGGACACAGCTGAGGTTGAAGGGCTTGGCAGGTGGGTCTGGGAGAGAGTGGCCAGGGAAGAGTCTGAgcaaaggagctgcagccccttccATGCCTGGCCGTGCAGAGCCCGGCTGCCACGCTACCGCTCCCCAAACCTTCCCTGCCTGCCGGGCAGCGGCGCTCTGGGACGAGCCCCAGAACAGCCTCCatcagctctggctgctgctcccaccccagcagctctACCCGGCTCGCCTGGGGCAGACACGTCCCAGGGAGAAGACGTGCAAACCCTGGTGCCAGGTTGCACCTCTGAAATGCATGCATGCACGCGTGAGCGACCCGTGATGGCAGCAGACTTACAGCCTGCCCTGATCTCGGCCATGCCGACACGCTGCTTGGTCCCATTCCACTCCACCCAGCACCACAGCTTGGCCTCCGTGTGGTTGAACTGGGGCAGGGTGAGGTTGGACACCTCTGTGCCCCCCGGGCCCTGGTGCTGGCTCCCAGCCACAGGCTCGTTATCCAGCATCCAGGTGATCCGGACCTTCCCTGGCTCCAAGCCGCGGCAGAGCTCGCTCTGGATGGTGCAGGACGCCGTGACGGCCGAGCCCAGGGGCACAACAGGTGAGCCCGCGGCCACCGAGGCACAGCCCAGGGTCCCTGTGGGCAGGAAAAATGTGTCACATCCAAGGCATGGCTGTGACGAAGCCAcctcagctgctcagcaccaggcGGGACAGAGGGACGAGTGCCTCTTCCCTTAGACGggccccccagcagctggagaggaagAGCCAGGCGTTGGGCAAGGCTGCTGGCCCCATCCTGCCAGCGCCCGCCATGCCGCCGGCGCTCCTGcccacccacagcccctgtGTGCCACAGCTCTGGCACTTCGGGTGCTGGCTGCGCGGGGCCGGCGTGGGGACGCAGCTGCAGGATGGGATGGACCCCACTCACCACCcgggcagaggagcaggagcagggagagctgcagcaggaagggTGTCCCAGCACCGCGCCTGGCCATGGTCTCCTCTGTGGCTTTGGCATCACCCGGAACGGACACAGCGGCTTGTCCTGGCGGGccgggaaggggctggaggagccGTGCTGCCACCGTCACCGATGCTTCCTGGAGCAAAATGTCCTTTTGCCGTCAGCGGCAGcctctcccctgcagcccttctgCAGCGCTGACACCTCCGCCCCCGGGCTCGGCATCCCGCAGGCACCGGTGGGGAAAAGCGCAGCGGTGGGGCGTTCGGCGGGGGCCCCTCCGGCAccgcctgccgccgccgctcggcCCCGTGCACCCCGATCCCGGGATCCCGGGGCACAACGCCCCatgcctggcagcagccacgTGCTGATTTTATCTCAGGTATCTTCAGCCGCTGCCGGGCAGAGATTTGCGGTTTCAGGGAGGGTTAGCTCTGGGGCTTGGGGTGGCAGAGGGCTGGtaagctgaaagagggaaaCGAATGAACGATGGCAGCACAGTGGGGCTGGCCAGAGCTGTGGGGgcctgcctgtgtcccctccggctgcaccccctgcctgtgtcccctccggctgcaccccctgcctgctgctggcaatGGCCCTGGGTGCGGCGGCTGCCCCTGCTCGGCCACCGGCTCATCCTGTGCCCCGCACTGGTCCCGACTGTGCCCTTGGTGGTGCCAGGCACTTGCTCCAGGAGGGGCTGCCCAcgctgtgcccagctctggggtGCCCACAGCTCCTCTCCCCCCTGAGCCGACATCCAGAGTGTGGGAAATGGGGGGAGCAACCACCCCCACGCACCCAGCACATGCGGCTGTcgcaggcaggggacagggcagagcagcccgCGGTGTCACAGACAAGGTGCTCTGCTGGACCCAAGCAACATGCAACCCATCCCTGCCTCACCACCATCCCTACCTTGCCTCCATCTCTACCTCTCCTCTGTGCTTGATGCGTCTGGCGGCTGCTTACCGCCCGCTCCAAGCACCGGCCTCCGGCTCCTGGCAGCTCGCCGTGCTCAGCCCATTTGCTAACATGCTGCTTTCACCGTTAGTTCCTCAAAACAAGTGCCGTTAATTGCTGTGACTCTCTGAAGAAGGTGATTGCAAAACACTTCCCTGAAGGCTGCGACCGCTTTGCTCGCCGCAGGAAGGAAAGCCCAGCGGCACGCACACATCCAGCAGTGGGGAGCAGCACCCGGCCCCCCACGCcgtcccctccagcagctgggacacGGCACAGTCGGGATGTGGCACAGCTGGCTCCTTGCTGCGACTGCCCTGGGGCCAcgtggctgggctgggggacagggcagggggacgtGGGCTGGGGGATGTGGGACCCAGAAGGCAGGAGGCAAACCAGGCCatggctgccagcacagctcgCATCCCCCAGCCCGCTCCGGTGTCCTCACCGGGCTCTCACTGTGGGAGACTTGGCACATCCCTGCATCCTTGTCCCCCCGAGCTTCAGCCCTCTCCTGGGATGTGCCTGCCAGCCTCACCACCCTggtccctggggacagcactgcTGCACCTTGCAGCCAAGCCTGGGCTGCCTCCTAaagctccctgcagagccctgtTTGACCCAAGCTGTCCTTGTTCACAGTCCATCATGCCCCAGAGTGAGGGGACCCATGAGATGCCCCAAGGGCACCCCAAGACTTGACTTTCCCACTCGTacctccctgtgccagctgtTGACCTGGGGTtttccagcagctccttgcccagggccctgcccagctgctgggggggctcaCTGCTGGGATggtgggcagctctgcccacccgTGCCAGGCTGGCAtcgcagccctggctggggaacCCCGCATCTACACAGACCGGAGCATGG comes from the Falco rusticolus isolate bFalRus1 chromosome 3, bFalRus1.pri, whole genome shotgun sequence genome and includes:
- the CSF3R gene encoding granulocyte colony-stimulating factor receptor is translated as MARRGAGTPFLLQLSLLLLLCPGGTLGCASVAAGSPVVPLGSAVTASCTIQSELCRGLEPGKVRITWMLDNEPVAGSQHQGPGGTEVSNLTLPQFNHTEAKLWCWVEWNGTKQRVGMAEIRAGYPPAKPFNLSCVLNLSDYGLTCQWEQGANSHLPTSITLKCAGSRTQAVTGCTPQGGHSHCTVPRQLLQLYRQMEIWVSATNALGTAESEHLCIDPMDVAKLDPPALQSIQSIPFQTDCVALAWEVARTNAHMDLQCELRYRAAEEPAWALVTGIVGQSGTTQCCGFLFGTQYHFQMRCRRSTAQGYWSEWSPGRNYTTHEKAPTGKLDAWWSTRPAGAGGWLEVQLRWKAPRRQEANGQVLGYRITLSPRRRGRDPPTICNTTHTQCNFSAPMGTRRVYLSAYNAAGESAATEVVLLERKGQPLAGLRAVPKGEHSLWVQWEAPPAPPHAYVLEWQRVSSEPGRCSACWQMERDGAATAALIQDGIEPFQRYDISVYPLYKDAIGVPIHTAAYSKQKAPSYAPKLHLKSISKSSAELCWDPVPVEMQNGFITSYTIFWANSDAEVSSATVNPSLSSFIIHELKPSTLYKVHIMASTVAGSTNGTSLTLVTTVLDDTEIQSLFLTLGMIFVLFILLLICFQKNGRVKQQFWPSVPDPANSSLGKWVPAELQQEPLHIPGVREPGLATISTVTVLERAGGKQPTTWGKEPTTWGKEPTTWGKEPTTEPIGTFPAPHLPYVQQEGPRTPGPGSRQTVQYARVVGDGYKGQQQPPPRLYLRSSSTQPLLLDPSPSPKPYENLWFHGAAPQGCPGDGGCPEELSATFPLLQGLRIGGAEELHDCRAF